From the genome of Leptodactylus fuscus isolate aLepFus1 chromosome 1, aLepFus1.hap2, whole genome shotgun sequence, one region includes:
- the LEPROTL1 gene encoding leptin receptor overlapping transcript-like 1 has protein sequence MAGIKALISLSFGGAIGLMFLMLGCALPQYNQYLPLFVLFFYVLAPIPYCIARRVVDDTDAASNACKELAIFLTTGIVVSAFGLPIVFARADLIFWGACALVLTGNTVIFSTILGFFLVFGSNDDFSWQQW, from the exons ATGGCTGGAATTAAAG ctctgatcagcctgtcatttGGCGGAGCAATCGGACTGATGTTCTTGATGCTTGGATGTGCCCTGCCGCAGTATAA TCAGTATTTGCCATTATTTGTACTGTTCTTCTACGTGTTGGCACCGATTCCATACTGCATAGCAAGACGAGTAGTAGATGACACAGATGCTGCAAGTAATGCATGCAAGGAACTGGCCATTTTTCTTACTACTGGGATTGTGGTGTCTGCTTTTGGACTGCCTATCGTCTTTGCCAGAGCAGACTTG ATTTTTTGGGGAGCATGTGCACTGGTCCTAACAGGAAACACAGTCATCTTTTCTACCATCTTAGGCTTCTTCCTTGTGTTCGGCAGCAATGATGATTTCAGTTGGCAGCAGTGGTGA